The Pecten maximus chromosome 6, xPecMax1.1, whole genome shotgun sequence DNA window actaattcgtacgtacggattactatatcgtacgtacgattttctaattcgtacgtacggattactaattcgtacgtacgatttactaattcgtacgtacggattactaattcgtacgtacggtttactaattcgtacgtacggatttctaattcgtacgtacgattttctaattcgtacgtacgatttaccaattcgtacgtacggattactaattcgttcGTGCGATTtactaatccgtacgtacggattactaaaGAAGAAGAGGACGTATTAAATCACTTCTGACAGCATTAGAGGATACTTAAACGTAAATATGACCTAGCGATTGTTGTTATAACAAAATTTAGATACTATCCTAGATATAATACATAGGAATAGCGTAACTACTTAATAAATAATTAGTAAAACAACAATTCAGATAGCGAGCTACAATCAGCTGATCTAACAGTAGGCtaacaatacacatattttCGTAACACTGCCCTCCTCCTAGACAACATTTGGTCACCAAATTAAAAATGATACAATAAGATAACGACGAAAATATCGACCTATAAAACGATATTGGATGTACATACGATAGGTATGCCCTATAAAAACTCGCCACTCACATCTCAGTTAATAGCATGTAATGTCTTCGAGACAGAAAAATACACgaatatttaaaaactgacaTAAATcttcttacagtaacaacattgCCATGAATGTCACGCAGTGATGGACATATGGAAATTGAAGCATTTAACTTTGTTAGAAAATAACTTTGATCACTTCAATTTCAACtgtaataataatatcattgaTTATAATTAAATTCAATAATGTAATGAgcattaatattgataaaatgttaatacTGAATGTTTCAGTAGCCGAGAATAATATCACTtaaccaataacaataacattcTAGTACcaaacaataacatttcaaTACTACTATAGATACTATCCAAAATTTGCATATTGGAACAttaacaataaatgatatttaatattttcaactGTTTAAGAGAAAATAACAATGGAACTCTCCGGGGAAAATACTCAggattgctccacaagcatcgctgttacccctggaaactcgaggacgagttctttcctggagagggagtatgtaaccctggtaaatacaacccgcaatataccgctcggctagagagatctctttagctcgatcggttgagcgtaagacctgtaagccagaggtcccgggttcgatccctagcggaggcagtgatttaattAATCTCTGTTACACAAGAACAGATTTATTCATAATACATGTTCTGCACATTCCTGATAATAAGTTAATTAACAATAACACAACttcaagatatatatagctattatGACAATCATAAGAattgaaaacaattaaatttcTAATAACAGGTACTGTAAGTTAACAAAACAACAGAGTAGCTTACAATGTCGTTTAAACctgttatatgtattataatatcCCCCGGCTATCCCAGATGTTACAACTGATTAATACCTAAATctaaaattcccaaaaatatatacatgtacaacatgtatCTACACATGTAACTGTTTAGCCTAGATCTAACACAAAATATCTAATTTCTCCCTGATTTTGACCCCCAAGTTGTACAACCTTTAGAAATCTGCCTCCATCTCTAATTCTACAAGAtccctaatgttatcagggAGGAGAACAGTTTTGATTTTTCCACCATATCTTAGAAAGTTTAAGATAGTCCTGAAGTGAGTTGAATCTCTATCAACAAAATAGTTTGAAATATTCGGTAAAAGCATATCTGTGAAAAATGAACCACTGACCACAGTAAGGGTTTctctacaggtgtcaaacttGGTTCCTCTGACCAAAGTGACACGGGACCTTCAGTAACAGTATATGGTCCATGCCATAAGTTTTGTAATTTCTGGcatttacctacatgtcttGCAGGATTGTATAACCAGACTAAGTCACCTCTATTATGTGTAGattgtttacttttactgtCATACTGTTTCTTCATTCTAGTGTGTgacaaattgtcaatgtcgtcacacacacaggggctcgttgccaaattttcagaaatgctaGATGCTAGACACATTACGTACAGTCGagcatttattaaaacaaaatcgGCACTATCGACATGGTTACCTGTTGTGTATGCACCTATCGTCAAGGCGACttttatttagaatttaagagctgatattgctctgaaaataacgtaaatccagtcgatagaaacataaatgtttccgaggaatcgagtctgttCTGTGCAATAATCgttcaaatatataaatgtcgcgtcacttctaaatgttaaccgtatataATTGCGGCGAAAAACGgctttgattttaaacaataagCATTTATGCAATTGTGCACAATTTGATGATAtttacaaacgtatatgaaatataataccaagccaaatttgtgcaaaaaacatttAACGTGATTCctattaataacgacatgagggactatattattccttctggaaagTTCGGCTattccggtatttgaacttgatgacgtcagtgataggggaagcgacaaatttaaacgcgtcataagctacattaaataaaagaaaatatgaacgtaaatataagcattgaactgttatcaaatggtagtatacagtcgatatgaatacaatttgggtggCAGATAAATGTTTCATGTCGccgggcgacattctatttatctgtcacccaaattttATTCAAAAGAACATTAAGTAGAATCTATATACGTGTACCTGAACCGTGACATAATTcgaattaaatgaaaattgataagCGTTTATGTTACCACGGACATATATTTGAACGATTCGTAACACCGCTAAAATTTCGCGTGTGCTTTTTCCACATCTCCTGATTGTGCAGCGAACCGTGACAGCATCCGGCTCTGTTTGCGCTGAcacattgtttacaaaaacaatatacaagTTAGAAAACAATttatgtgatatattgttatccTCACCAAAAGAAGTACATGTAGCATTTGATAAAGgaaatctaacattgtgggTCAACGATTTGAAGGAAAACttgaaattgttttattaattcaatttttattAAATGTTATGTATCTTTAATAGTGTTCTTTATAATGAATGTCTTTTTCCTGTAACTATGATGTCGTCACCTTTACATTAACCATTGAATGTATgatagaacaaaaaaaaaaaaaaaacaaaaaacaaaaaatcagtcacaaaaatgcaaaatttttCACAATAAATCAGACTAAAAATATGCAATATCAACCCATCATATGCCCAGGAACCGATATGTTAGTAACTAACTACATTATAGcagtaaacaaacaacaaaaaaaaacacacacacacacacaaaaaaaagattttttaactatttgatttgttttaaataccttGCCTCCTGTTTTGGAAGTCAGTCATTACAGGATAAGAATGAAATTGACATCGAATTCCAAAGTCGCCTAGCTAAGAAGGTATTTCCAATTACATCGGGTGTATATATGCCACCGAAATCGCGTGACTTAATCCATCATACTTTTAAAGTATGAATAACTATATCCATTTCACAATTTCTTCGAATAGTGTTTAAGCTTTCATTAGTAGTAAAGACAGAATTATAGTCCGTTTCACACCTTGTCCGATAAAAGTCATCTTTATTGCTTACATTGGTAGGAAATACTTTTGACACAATAACAATCCGTTTCAAAATTTGTGCGAAAATTGTAACCGTTGAAGTAGTAGAATTGACATTAAATCTATGCATTTCCATCAACTATTTTATGCTTTTATCCAGAAAACAATTGTTGATTTATGCTTAATTGTTCAACTAAAGCACAAGTGTTTTTTTGATGTTGTAACATTTAATACTTAATACATAACGCGAACACGAccaataacaaaatttttgcaAAATGTTTTGAGCTTACTTTTGACACAAATCATAGTGACAAtgatatacaattatacaaatatctCTAAATACTAAATCATCtacatgttaaaatatattgGGTATAGAATAATCAACGCGAACACAACCAATAACCAATCAACTGTACATAGATATATTTTACAGCACTCCGTATATCTAATATATCATGGGATTTGTTCGTACTCTGTTTTAATTCTGAGTGGAAAGCTAGTATTCTTATTCCATGGATCCGTTAATTGTGGGTATCCGAACAGCCGATAAACATGAGTGCAGGCTTTGTTTGTTTCTCTCAGTACAACTTTGTTAATCACCTTTCTCCAATTGGTTGCGATTCTGGCGGAGTTTTTTGTCATCTTATCTAGCCGAAGTTGTTCAGCAGCATCAAATTCATACCCTGCGAAGTTATATATCGTCTTTAATGTTTCCAGTGGTTGTGTCACAATATCCTCATAAAACACAATCTGCAATCTCCCAGGGTAGGCTATTTGAGCTTTCTGTGACGCCAGGTAATCATCAGTCATTTTGTTACACAAGGATATGGCACCTCCTGGTACAGGGGTCCATCTAAGACGTTTTCTTGAGTTCATGATAGCTCTTGGATCTCttaaaagatatattatttttaagTTCGGTAACCTCTCTAAAAGTTTAACCGCCAGGCTGACACTGAGTCTAGGAATTTTGCTAACAACTGAACCATAAGTCGAGCATAACTTTAGATACTTCATTAAACATGCTTCAGTACTACTCCCAGATTTCTTATCACAATTTTTATCATTGACCTTTTCAGCAGCCCCTGAAAATCGGATTTGCCACCATCGTAATGTCTGATTGTAGCTGTCGGAATCACAGTCGAATACCGCCTTTACTATCGTAAGTATTTTCTCCTCTCCTTGTTTCCTTTCCCTGTTAAGACATAAATCAGCATCATCACATCAGAATACAGTCTTTATACTGTGGTGATATGTTTATTACGATATTTAAATAGTTTCGATGGATAGGTGCCGTTTTTATAGAGTTTGAAAACATTTGTTACAATTGTGTTCGATAGTTTACCATTTGCGAATGTTACAGCCGAACGTGGCATTTCGTATTTTGGACGTTATATGTTGCCAGTTGCTTCATAAATTACTCTTTTACTTACCATATTGAATGATAAACCGTTGTAAGAACATAACAAACGTgtcattaataaaaaaagtCGTAGCATGACAATTTTACCATGAACGTGAAATGGCTTATCGTTTCAAATGAGATATGTCGATACCGAATGTTTCTTTCTGTTGTTAATCGTAAAAATCTTTGGTCGGCTCTTTTCTCTAGTAATTTGTATTTTCAGCTCGTTATCGACTAGCTAGGATGGAAATGACACGCCCGGATTTCCAACagcaaaacatatatattgtacataacaGAGAAAAACAACGAACTGCTTATATcgtcatatataatataatttcatatcaaATCATTTTGCCACCAAGATAGTTTAAGCAATCAAAGAATTTCGGTTAATTCGTGAATTGATAAGGTTGTTACTATTTGCACTTTCGATTGTCATTATTACTAGCACGCTGTTTTCATAGTAACCTAAGTGACAGCTTTTGACGAGGTCAATATGGTGTTTTACCAACCCggtataatgaaatattgaccAAGGCGAAGCCATATTGATCGAGTCTAcggttgttattttttgtattggTTTTAAAAACGTTTTTGTTAACGCCATATTGACTCGGttaacatatcaaattattaaccACCACGTTGCCATATTTTAGCTAAGGCGAAATGAGGAAAATAGGACCatatttgttattatacaattattgactttGGTTATGTTAATACAAGGAATTGCTAACCTTATTCGAAAGGTGATACATGCATATCCCTCGGCATGCTAACTGTTAACCAATAGGAAACGATTTCTATCAAACCACTTTTTGctataaaattatgaaatttacaGTCTTGAAgtaattcaaatataaaaaatcCCATACCTATTTGAAAATTAACACatctgataaaacaaaaataacacaaatattgTTGAGTTAAGCATGTACTGGtattgaagtgaaataaaaaaaaaaaatgaaaaaaaaatcgttaaTACTCAAATGACTATACTGTTCATACAGAAGTAAATCGTTATTGTCAGTTGCACTGAAAGGGCATCAATATTTGGATTTTCAAAGCTAACGTCATCTTTTCCCGATAAGCAGTCCTGGAGTATTGTTTACCTATGTCACCTTGGCAGGTTTCATAGTATTCTATGTCTATGTGTACCATGCAATTTACCAATGCAAGGTCGGTGTCCGATATACaaccactatatatatatacattttcatgaaGCTTATGATCAGTATCTGCCTATGATGCTACATTGTACATAAGTATTTATCTCTACTGACTGTTAATTATTGTCGCAAGATTGCATTAAGTTATTATACATATCGTTCCTATGGTTTATTTTTTCttagtatatgtatatgtattgtctaAAGTAAATAACACTATTCATAAGTTCAGTAAAACCCTATTAtactatttcattaatttcCAATGAACAAAAATGATACGTTATACATTGCTTGTTTAAATGCTAATGGTCTGAGAGACAATAGAAAAAGAGACAAATTCCTACATTGGCTAAACAGTCAAAAATACCACATGATATGTCTACAAGAAACACACTGCACGAAGGATGACACAAAAAAATGGCACAACCAATGGAAAGATATAGCTAAGGGTGGCAGTACTTGGAATAATGGCTCCAGTGATTCAAGGGGGTAGCTATACTATGGAAAAATAATCTACGAATTGATATCTCAGTAAACAAATATGACAACACAGGTAGGTTACTAACATGCATAATAAAATCtgacaacacaaaatataacctGGTAAATATTCATTCTCCTAACAAAGGTTAATTAGCATGACACTAGAAACATCATTATGGGCGATTTCAATTGTGTAATGGATGGTATTAAAGATCGAATCCCGatacaaaagaaatataataCTGGATATACAGAACTTTGctcatttttgacaaaatatgaaattgaagATATATGGCGAAAACGTAACTTTGACTCAAAACAATACTCGTTTGAACGTGGACTATCTAAATCGAGGATAGATTATGTATTTACACCAATAAGTATGAACTCTTCGGTAAACGAAATCAAAATAAGAAACTGCCCAAACAGCGACCACAATAGTTTAACATTAAGATTGAGATTAAAAGAAATAGAAAGGGGACCTGGTACATGGAAAATGAACAATAAAGTTATTGAGGATGACATATTCAAAAACACACTTCAAGCATGCTGGGCACAATGGATTATGGAAAAAGATCAATATAGTATCTGTGACTGGTGGGAAttaaccaaaataaaaataaaaagtttagCAATGGAAATATGAAGGAAATTTAAATTAACAGATAATAAACTCAAATTGATGGAAAAGGAACTTGAAAAGCTCTCTGAACAGAATGACAATAGTACCATAACCAACGATAAAATAAATTCCCTAAAAAATGGAATTAAACAGGTGTATGATAATCGAACAAGTGCAACTAGGGTCAGATCTAGAACACAAATCTTTGAAGAAGATGAAAAATCTACAAAAAACGGTGTCCACAGAAGAAATAATACAAGcaatattgatgttaaaaaacaataaatctcCAGGAGAAGATGGAATCAGTGcagaattttataaaaaatattggtGGCTAATTAACAATGAAGTAATAGAacttataaatacaattttaaacaataacaaacttacTGACTCTCAAACTAGGGGTACAATCAAACTATTATTCAAAAAAGGGGAAAGGGAAGATATAAAAAAATTGGAGGCCGCTGACATTACTCAATACAGACTACAAAATAGCCAAAATATTAGCTAATAGACTCAAAACAAAACTTGATAAATTAATCCATACTGACCAGAAAGGATTTGTACCTGGAAGGAACATTATGGATGCCAACCGCCAAATTCAAGATATCATTGATTATTGTGAATCAGAAAACCAAGAAGGGAGTATTATCTTCCTTGACCAACAAAAAGCATTCGATAGAATTGAATGGGGGTGGATATTAAAAACTATGAAAGAATTCAACTTTGGTAAAGTTTTCTGCGATTGGATAGAAATGCTTCTAAAAGATtcaaaaacatacatacaaacaaatgGATTTACATCAtcgtatttcaatatttcaagaTCTGCGCGTCAAGGTTGCTCAATAGCCCCGATGCTGTATGTAATTCAGGCAGAACCTCTAGCTTGTACTATAAGAgcaaatcaaaatataaaaggaATTAAATTGCCAGGTATCAATCAAATTGAGACTAAACTTAACatgtttgctgatgacactCAATTATTCAATAGAACAGAACAGTCCATAATAAAAGCCTTCGAAATACTCTCTATTTATGAAAAAGCATCAGGATCAAAAATTAACTATGATAAGACAGAAGCAATATACCTTGGTGCATGGAAAAATAAAATACCTTCtttcaaaaaaatgaaatggtCAAAAACTGCAGTCAAAACTTTAGGCGTTTACCATGGAAGAATAAttgatgatgataaaatatggcgcgaaaaaaatagttaaaataaaaaatagctTGCAAGTTTGGAAAACCAGAAACCTCACTATAACTGGGAAAACACTGATAATTAAATCGTTAATCCTTTCAGTAATTAGATTTTAAATTGAATCCAGATGAATACCATCAAAATATGCTAAAGagataaatacaattatatgGGAATATATTTGGGATGGGAAAAATAACCAACTGGATAGAAGAGTatgttgtaatgttattgtgaaCGGTGGAATGGGAATGATTAATATAGAAACTGTTATAG harbors:
- the LOC117329692 gene encoding carbohydrate sulfotransferase 6-like, whose translation is MSSRKRLCRFIAVTTSLIIFVVYLLNNMESTEKLRTLGLGVIRMLADPGEQSSPKKKSYDILLVGYLRGGTTFTGGILGSRKNSFYLYEPLHNLSTFGYFKPGYECSLKHESCRERKQGEEKILTIVKAVFDCDSDSYNQTLRWWQIRFSGAAEKVNDKNCDKKSGSSTEACLMKYLKLCSTYGSVVSKIPRLSVSLAVKLLERLPNLKIIYLLRDPRAIMNSRKRLRWTPVPGGAISLCNKMTDDYLASQKAQIAYPGRLQIVFYEDIVTQPLETLKTIYNFAGYEFDAAEQLRLDKMTKNSARIATNWRKVINKVVLRETNKACTHVYRLFGYPQLTDPWNKNTSFPLRIKTEYEQIP